The proteins below are encoded in one region of Doryrhamphus excisus isolate RoL2022-K1 chromosome 4, RoL_Dexc_1.0, whole genome shotgun sequence:
- the LOC131128423 gene encoding intracellular hyaluronan-binding protein 4-like isoform X2, giving the protein MIKMLPDAYGCAVANRFGNLPDDDSDPLDLINEVETEKEKQRKKKKEEDEKKGKQRKPGQKESQRDRRVPIVTPTTLTLPVVDAVSKQPPRAGDERVDTKRGSKTAAFGERRTNPAVYPQEFSVPKSFNDQDAEPRSRGGGRGRRGGSRGYIRNLDTTGLRGKREYDRHNGTGISPDEKRGGRGPWNWGCVEEPTSESMEVTPDDAHVQTEEAQAVAEDNQNIAEVDEGDMVVQVAMEMTLDEWKALQEVSRPKADFNIRKAENTIPSKAKVIHQSKHVEHLRDSLEMEDCNFFRRSMNDITSLLDINFGSLGRRGRGRATRGSGPPGNPERTKLLEKVSDVAPDPDDPEDFPALSAGN; this is encoded by the exons ATG ATTAAGATGCTGCCGGACGCCTATGGCTGCGCGGTGGCCAACAGGTTCGGGAATCTTCCAGACGACGATTCCGACCCGCTGGACCTGATAAACGAGGTGGAAACCGAAAAGGAGAagcagaggaagaagaagaaggaagaggaTGAGAAGAAGGGCAAGCAGAGAAAACCCGGTCAGAAGGAATCTCAGAGGGACAGGCGTGTTCCTATAGTAACTCCAACCACACTGACTCTTCCAGTGGTTGATGCAG TCTCCAAGCAGCCACCCCGTGCTGGAGACGAGCGTGTGGACACCAAGAGAGGCTCAAAGACGGCTGCCTTCGGGGAACGTAGGACCAACCCAGCCGTGTACCCTCAGGAGTTCTCTGTCCCAAA GTCTTTCAACGATCAGGATGCAGAGCCCAGGAGCCGAGGGGGTGGCCGGGGTAGGAGAGGAGGAAGCAGGGGGTATATTAGGAACCTAGATACCACTGGACTCAGAGGCAAAAGAGAGTATGACAGACACAATGGAAC TGGCATCTCTCCTGATGAGAAGAGAGGTGGCAGAGGTCCCTGGAACTGGGGATGTGTGGAAGAACCAACAAG CGAGTCAATGGAGGTGACGCCCGATGATGCTCACGTCCAAACTGAGGAGGCTCAAGCCGTAGCTGAAGACAATCAGAACAT TGCGGAAGTCGATGAAGGTGACATGGTGGTtcaggttgccatggagatgacCCTGGATGAATGGAAGGCTCTGCAGGAGGTCAGTCGTCCGAAGGCCGATTTCAATATCCGCAAAGCTGAGAACACCATTCCATCGAAGGCCAAGGTCATCCACCAGTCCAAACATGTGGAA CATCTCAGGGACAGTCTGGAAATGGAGGACTGTAATTTCTTCCGCCGCTCCATGAATGACATCACCTCCCTCCTGGACATCAACTTTGGCAGTCTTGGACGCCGGGGCAGGGGCAGGGCAACCCGTGGTTCGGGTCCACCGGGCAACCCAGAAAGAACCAAACTGCTGGAGAAG GTGAGCGACGTTGCGCCTGACCCGGATGACCCAGAAGACTTCCCAGCACTATCAGCAGGCAATTGA
- the znf367 gene encoding zinc finger protein 367 — protein sequence MADSKHPHVIFCNDSPKRVLVSVIKTTPIKPIKAEAMTPTSPGFSDFMVYPWKWGENAHNVSLSPGSLSGASSPCGTTGEADASQSPDQMKDGIRRGRPRAETVRELISEGETSSSRIRCNICNRVFPREKSLQAHKRTHTGERPYLCDYPNCGKAFVQSGQLKTHQRLHTGEKPFVCSEKGCGNRFTHANRHCPKHPFSRLKREEPKEGAGKAQSVDNKAVAEWLAKYWRTREQRAPTTTKGKVQSKARAQDQEQRDPMEFLQSDDEKGEEEEMAEEEKGSHGGAARRRLQEQRERLHGALALIELANLSA from the exons ATGGCCGATAGCAAACACCCGCATGTTATCTTTTGTAACGACTCACCCAAGAGGGTTCTGGTGTCGGTCATCAAGACCACTCCGATCAAGCCCATTAAGGCCGAGGCCATGACTCCCACCAGCCCGGGGTTCAGCGACTTCATGGTGTACCCGTGGAAGTGGGGGGAGAACGCCCACAATGTGTCACTGAGTCCGGGCTCACTGAGCGGGGCTTCGTCTCCCTGCGGCACCACCGGAGAGGCCGACGCGTCTCAATCACCCGATCAGATGAAG GATGGCATCCGCAGAGGTCGTCCGAGAGCTGAAACTGTCCGAGAGCTGATCAGTGAAGGGGAAACATCCTCTAGCCGCATCCGCTGCAACATCTGCAACCGGGTGTTCCCCAGAGAGAAGTCGCTCCAGGCCCAtaagagaacacacacag GCGAGCGACCGTATTTGTGTGACTATCCAAATTGTGGCAAGGCCTTTGTCCAGAGTGGTCAGCTGAAGACGCACCAGCGGctgcacactggagagaaaccctttGTTTGCTCAGAAAAAG GGTGTGGCAATCGATTCACGCACGCCAACCGTCATTGCCCCAAGCATCCATTTTCCCGTCTCAAGAGGGAGGAGCCAAAGGAAGGGGCAGGCAAGGCGCAGTCTGTGGACAACAAGGCAGTGGCAGAGTGGCTGGCAAA GTACTGGCGGACCCGTGAGCAGCgtgcccccaccaccaccaaggGGAAGGTACAGAGTAAAGCCAGAGCGCAGGACCAGGAGCAGCGGGACCCGATGGAGTTCCTTCAGTCCGATGACGAGAAGGGCGAAGAGGAAGAGATGGCGGAGGAGGAGAAGGGCAGCCACGGCGGAGCCGCCAGGCGTCGCCTCCAGGAGCAGCGGGAGCGTCTCCACGGTGCTCTGGCGCTCATTGAGCTGGCCAACCTGTCTGCCTGA
- the LOC131128423 gene encoding intracellular hyaluronan-binding protein 4-like isoform X1 — protein sequence MVIKMLPDAYGCAVANRFGNLPDDDSDPLDLINEVETEKEKQRKKKKEEDEKKGKQRKPGQKESQRDRRVPIVTPTTLTLPVVDAVSKQPPRAGDERVDTKRGSKTAAFGERRTNPAVYPQEFSVPKSFNDQDAEPRSRGGGRGRRGGSRGYIRNLDTTGLRGKREYDRHNGTGISPDEKRGGRGPWNWGCVEEPTSESMEVTPDDAHVQTEEAQAVAEDNQNIAEVDEGDMVVQVAMEMTLDEWKALQEVSRPKADFNIRKAENTIPSKAKVIHQSKHVEHLRDSLEMEDCNFFRRSMNDITSLLDINFGSLGRRGRGRATRGSGPPGNPERTKLLEKVSDVAPDPDDPEDFPALSAGN from the exons ATGGTG ATTAAGATGCTGCCGGACGCCTATGGCTGCGCGGTGGCCAACAGGTTCGGGAATCTTCCAGACGACGATTCCGACCCGCTGGACCTGATAAACGAGGTGGAAACCGAAAAGGAGAagcagaggaagaagaagaaggaagaggaTGAGAAGAAGGGCAAGCAGAGAAAACCCGGTCAGAAGGAATCTCAGAGGGACAGGCGTGTTCCTATAGTAACTCCAACCACACTGACTCTTCCAGTGGTTGATGCAG TCTCCAAGCAGCCACCCCGTGCTGGAGACGAGCGTGTGGACACCAAGAGAGGCTCAAAGACGGCTGCCTTCGGGGAACGTAGGACCAACCCAGCCGTGTACCCTCAGGAGTTCTCTGTCCCAAA GTCTTTCAACGATCAGGATGCAGAGCCCAGGAGCCGAGGGGGTGGCCGGGGTAGGAGAGGAGGAAGCAGGGGGTATATTAGGAACCTAGATACCACTGGACTCAGAGGCAAAAGAGAGTATGACAGACACAATGGAAC TGGCATCTCTCCTGATGAGAAGAGAGGTGGCAGAGGTCCCTGGAACTGGGGATGTGTGGAAGAACCAACAAG CGAGTCAATGGAGGTGACGCCCGATGATGCTCACGTCCAAACTGAGGAGGCTCAAGCCGTAGCTGAAGACAATCAGAACAT TGCGGAAGTCGATGAAGGTGACATGGTGGTtcaggttgccatggagatgacCCTGGATGAATGGAAGGCTCTGCAGGAGGTCAGTCGTCCGAAGGCCGATTTCAATATCCGCAAAGCTGAGAACACCATTCCATCGAAGGCCAAGGTCATCCACCAGTCCAAACATGTGGAA CATCTCAGGGACAGTCTGGAAATGGAGGACTGTAATTTCTTCCGCCGCTCCATGAATGACATCACCTCCCTCCTGGACATCAACTTTGGCAGTCTTGGACGCCGGGGCAGGGGCAGGGCAACCCGTGGTTCGGGTCCACCGGGCAACCCAGAAAGAACCAAACTGCTGGAGAAG GTGAGCGACGTTGCGCCTGACCCGGATGACCCAGAAGACTTCCCAGCACTATCAGCAGGCAATTGA